The Palaemon carinicauda isolate YSFRI2023 chromosome 43, ASM3689809v2, whole genome shotgun sequence genome window below encodes:
- the LOC137633859 gene encoding ribosome-binding protein 1-like produces the protein MISSDHWYVFGEDKIGSVKLQSGEVKKASNDQGKGEAGHERATKGSQRRATKEQPRGARGGPRKSDQGQEEAGHKRATKDRKRRATKERPRGARGGPRKSDQGQEEAGHDRATKDRKRRATKERQGEPEAGHERAIKDRKRRATKERPRGARGGPRKSDQGEPEASHERATKGSQRRATKERQGQEEAGHERATKRSQRRATKERPRTGRGGATIERPRGATGGPRPRATKNRKRGATKERPRGARGGPRKSDLGQGEAGHETATKGSQRRATKERPRGARGGPRKSDQGQEEAGHERATKDRKRRATKEQPRTGRGGPRKSDQGQEEAGHERATKDRKRRATKERPRKGRGRPRKSDQGQEEAGHPTATKERKRQAIQQQPRKGRATKDRKKQAIQQQPRKGRGRPSNSNQGKEEAGYPTATKERNMKEQPRTGRGRPSNSNQGQEEAGHPTATKERKRQNPTATKEKKRQAIQQQPRTGRGRTSNSNQGKEEAGHPTATKKRKRQAIKQPQRKKEAGHKTAPRKGRGRP, from the exons ATGATTTCCAGCGATCACTGGTATGTCTTCGGAGAGGACAAAATTGGTTCAGTAAAACTTCAGAGTGGAGAAGTCAAAAAGGCTTCA AACGACCAAGGAAAGGGAGAGGCGGGCCATGAAAGAGCAACCAAGGGGAGCCAGAGGCGGGCCACGAAAGAGCAACCAAGGGGAGCCAGAGGCGGGCCACGAAAGAGCGACCAAGGACAGGAAGAGGCGGGCCACAAAAGAGCGACCAAGGACAGGAAGAGGCGGGCCACGAAAGAGCGACCAAGGGGAGCCAGAGGCGGGCCACGAAAGAGCGACCAAGGACAGGAAGAGGCGGGCCACGATAGAGCGACCAAGGACAGAAAGAGGCGGGCCACGAAAGAGCGACAAGGGGAGCCAGAGGCGGGCCACGAGAGAGCGATCAAGGACAGGAAGAGGCGGGCCACGAAAGAGCGACCAAGGGGAGCCAGAGGCGGGCCACGAAAGAGTGACCAAGGGGAGCCAGAGGCGAGCCACGAAAGAGCGACCAAGGGGAGCCAGAGGCGGGCCACGAAAGAGCGACAAGGACAGGAAGAGGCGGGCCACGAAAGAGCGACCAAGAGGAGCCAGAGGCGGGCCACGAAAGAGCGACCAAGGACAGGAAGAGGGGGGGCCACGATAGAGCGACCAAGGGGAGCCACAGGCGGGCCACGTCCAAGAGCGACCAAGAACAGGAAGAGGGGGGCCACGAAAGAGCGACCAAGGGGAGCCAGAGGCGGGCCACGAAAGAGCGACCTAGGACAGGGAGAGGCCGGCCATGAAACAGCGACCAAGGGGAGTCAGAGGCGGGCCACGAAAGAGCGACCAAGGGGAGCCAGAGGCGGGCCACGAAAGAGCGACCAAGGACAGGAAGAGGCGGGCCACGAAAGAGCGACCAAGGACAGGAAGAGGCGGGCCACGAAAGAGCAACCAAGGACAGGAAGAGGCGGGCCACGAAAGAGCGATCAAGGACAGGAAGAGGCGGGCCACGAAAGAGCGACCAAGGACAGGAAGAGGCGGGCCACGAAAGAgagaccaaggaaaggaagaggcaggccacgAAAGAGCGACCAAGGACAGGAAGAGGCGGGCcatccaacagcaaccaaggaaaggaagaggcaggccatccaacagcaaccaaggaaaggaagag caaccaaggaCAGGAAGAAGCAGGCcatccaacagcaaccaaggaaaggaagaggcaggccatccaacagcaaccaaggaaaggaagaggcaggctatccaacagcaaccaaggaaaggaatatGAAAGAGCAACCAAGGacaggaagaggcaggccatccaacagcaaccaaggacaggaagaggcaggccatccaacagcaactaaggaaaggaagaggcagaatccaacagcaaccaaggaaaagAAGAGGCAGGCcatccaacagcaaccaaggaCAGGAAGAGGCAGGACATCCAACAGCaatcaaggaaaggaagaggcaggccatccaacagcaaccaagaagaggaagaggcaggccataaaaCAGCCCCAAAGAAAGAAAGAGGCAGGCCATAAAACAGCCCCAagaaaaggaagaggcaggccataa